From the Octadecabacter arcticus 238 genome, the window GAAAAGGAGCCGTGGGCGTGCGCGATGAGCGTGCTGCTCAACAGCGCCAATCAGCTCAAGTGCGCGGCTCAGGGGCGAGGCGAGACCGAACTCCCCACGTCGGTTCACCACGGCATCCTCACCAAATACATGGCTATCCTCACCGAGGGCCTCGCCTTCCATGAGCGACAAGACCCACTGGCTAGACGCACTGGTGCGCGAGGCCGAAAAGCCAGGCGGCCAGGCCATAACCTTCTGGTCCGCTTGCGCGACTACCGTGATGACGTCCTAAGGTTCCTTACGGACTTCACAGTTCCCTTCACCAACAATCAGGCCGAATGGGACCTGCGCATGATGAAGTTGCGCATGAAAATCTCGGGAACTTTCCGCACCCTCGAGGGCGCGCAGGTCTTCGCTGACATCAGATCCGTCATCTCGACGGTCAGAAAACACGGGGGCAATATCCTCGAAACACTCACCCTATCACCACAACAGATCATCGCTCGGCTCTAACGTCGCAAGGGCAACACAAAACCCGATATCCGATGGGGTCCTTGGGAGTTACGTCAAAAGAATGAATCATGAAAAGAGCCCCCAATCGGGGGCTCTATCAGTTTCATAGAAGCGAAAGTTGAACGGGTTTGCCGTCATCTTTCCTCTCCAACCAGGCAAGCGTGAACGCCACCGGGCCACCGGCCTCTTCCACCAGCTCGCGCGGGCAGAAATGCGAGCGGTATCCGGTTGCGGATATCGGATGCGCTTGGCGGTCTTTGGTCACAATCTCAAGATGGGCGGTATCACCGCCCAGCCACTGCGGGCACCACCGCACGGTGATGTCCTGCCCTTTCCTGTCGATCTGGTGTTCCTCATAATCTGTCGCCATGGGACCCTCAGAAGTCAAAGCCAAGCTGGCTTGGCTTGACGGCTGGGGGTTCAGGTGTGCGCTGCGTCAGAGGGGTCGTCGGTTCGGGCGGCGGCGTTTTATGCGCCGGGCGCTCCGTGGCTGAAATTTCAACCTCGAGGCTGTTTTCCGTCCGGCGTAATCGATACTTCCAAAGTCCCATGTGGTGGGCGGGCGTGTACCAGACTTCGCGGATGTCCCAGCTGAGCGTGTTCCCGACGATAATCTCGGCGGGCACATTCCACAGGCTCAGCTGAACGTAGCACATAAGTGCTGCTAAACGGTCCACGTCGATAGCCTGCACCCAGAGCTTGCGGGCGGGGTCATGTCCCGCTCGGGTCATCACCTTGACCAAGGCCAAGATCATCCCCCCTCCCCCGCATGCGGGTTCACCTGCCGTGATAAACGGCTGGCTATCCAAGCGGCCAAGCATATCCCCGAAGGTCAAGTTGGCCATCAGCTCAGAGAGCTCGGGCGGGGTGAAGAATTGCCCTGCGTCCTTGTTGGCAATCTCGAGCTCCATGTAGAGCGGCCCGAGAATGTCACGCGGCTCGCTGTCCAGTGCCATGACCAAGTGGGCCATCAATTTTGGAAAGGCCTCTTGGTCTGGTTTTTTGTAGCCAGCGATGATCGCCAGATATTCCTCTTCGCGGGCAGGATCCTTGTGAAGGCTGTTGTGCAAACTGCACGCGGCCATTGTCACGAAGTCTTTGAAAACCTCGTAGCGGTGTTTGTAGGGTGCCAGCTCGCGAAAGGTCTTTTTGAACGCTGCTAAAGCAGCGCCACGGCTCTCGGCCGCTGCATGTTGTGCCATGCCTCTTCTCCCTGTTTTGGGGAGTCTCTCAAAGCTGGCGTCCACCAGTCTCGAAAGACTGGTGGGTTGATGAGCGCCGTTAGGCGGTCAGGGAGAATTGTGCGAGAAAAGCGTGAATTGTCAAAAGTTTATAGCGACGTTTACAGGCTGTCGCAGCAGATCCGATTGTCCTCATCGATCCTGATGATACTTGGTCTGAGGCGGTCAAAGCGCAGCGCCTTAAGGATAATCTTCGCCTCATCCTGGGTCTCGATATGTCCCCGAAATAGTGGCGTGTGGTACGTGGTAAAGAAATCAACATCGCCAAGCCCTACCTTCCCAATAAGATCGTGGAAGGCCTGGCTCACAAAGGCGGTATCAAACAAGCCATCCCAAACGGTGACGAAGTCGCCGTCCTGGGTCAGATAGACGTTGATGCGGTGGGGATTGACCTTGCCGTCACAAAAATCACCCGAGCAATATTCATAAAATCGCAGGCTACCATGTTGCAGGTCGAGTTTATCGAAACCAAAGTCCAGCGGGTTGAAGGTGTTTGTCATAGGCGCTCTCTGAGGTTAATCGTCGTATCTTTGGCGCAACTCTCGATCAAACGCACGAAGCGCTTCAGCGCTTCGATGGCCGCGTTGGTCTCGAATGTCGATCACGTAAACGGTTTGACCCTGAATGGTGTAGAGGAAGGAAAAGGCCGTTTTTTGGATCTTTACCTCCCAGACGTCTTTGAGGTCTGCAAAAGTCTCCCTCGGGGGAGCAAGTTCTGCAATTCTACGCTCGGTCGCAGCAAAGCTGGCAAAGGCCTTCGCTTCGCTGAGCTGCGGATTGCTCCGGTAATATTGGATCATCCAGCGCAATCCAGGCTGGGATGTTTGAAGAAATTCAATCTGCATCGTTTAATCTTTAAAAACATTTGGCTCGGGAAATGGGGCATCCTCAGGGCCATCCATCCAAGCATGGATCGCGTCTGATGATATCGTTGGTGCGCCCTTCTCAATCAGCATCAAGCCGGTTTCCACCAGCGCTCTGGTCGCTTCGCGTTCTTCAACAAAGTGTTCGATGGCTTGGTTCGCCATGAAAGACGCAGAACGGTGTTCCTGTCGCGCTATGGTTTGAAGGCGTTCCTTCAAATTGACGTCGATGCGCGTCGTGAAGGTCGATGTTGGCATGGTTTGCATTCCTAAGGAGGGCTATGTTGTACATTGTACGACAGTGTATTCGAAAATAATGGGAAGTCAAAAAAGAAAGCCCCGCCTTTTCGGCGGGGCGATAGATTTAGCGTTTAGCGAAACGACTTGGTTGCTAGCCACCAGAACGTTGGCCTCTCGACCTTCCCAGAATGCCAAACCGCCCAATAATATTGCTGCTTTGCAATGCGGGCATAGCGCGACACCGGCTTTCCTTCCGGCCAGCAAGTCAGGTCATCGAGGGCATAAATCGCGGTCGGCGGACATCTCTGAAACCTCGGCGTGCGGTCCGGATTACACAGCGAGCGCAGATTGAGCAGCATCGCCACGCTGCCCCCGGTCTTGCGGGCATGGATGAGAGCCCGGCGCACGAACGCATCCCCGAGCCCATGGGTCCCGTAGGGTGGGTTGGTGATAATGTTCTTCGCCAGTGGGATCTCGGATTTCAGGAAGTTGTGCCCCCCTGCCCCGTAGCCTCGGTCTATCAGGTCTGTGGAGACCACCTGGTATCCTGCCGCCTCAAGTACCTTGGAAATGGCCCCGTCGCCACAAGCTGGTTCCCAGGTATCGCCCTGGAAACTCTCCATGGATAACAAAGCCCGTGTGGCCTCTGGTGGTGTTGGATAAAACTCGAATGCTGCCCGATTTGGATACCGGTTATTTTGGCTAGAAACTTTCGCTTTTTCAGTAAGATAGGTGTACTCATGTTTGGTTAGATGAGAAAATAAAAAACGAGGTGATACGCTCACCCCGCAAATCGGTCTCGATGGATCTTGCGGCTTAGTATTCCTCGGCCAGCATGATCGTCAGCACCCTGTTCGTCATGGATGTGCTGGATGGGTCCGGGCTCAGGTATGTACTGAGCTTGTCGAAATAATCCCACTTCCAGAAAATCTTGCGGCCTTGATGGTTGAACGATCAAAAATCATGTTCGCCGTAAGGGTCGTTGTCCGGCGTGAACGCATCGAAGCTTCGCACCTTGTTCAAAATCGCGACCTGATCGGCCTCTGATTGGACCATGATA encodes:
- a CDS encoding N-6 DNA methylase, producing MAQHAAAESRGAALAAFKKTFRELAPYKHRYEVFKDFVTMAACSLHNSLHKDPAREEEYLAIIAGYKKPDQEAFPKLMAHLVMALDSEPRDILGPLYMELEIANKDAGQFFTPPELSELMANLTFGDMLGRLDSQPFITAGEPACGGGGMILALVKVMTRAGHDPARKLWVQAIDVDRLAALMCYVQLSLWNVPAEIIVGNTLSWDIREVWYTPAHHMGLWKYRLRRTENSLEVEISATERPAHKTPPPEPTTPLTQRTPEPPAVKPSQLGFDF
- a CDS encoding CopG family ribbon-helix-helix protein gives rise to the protein MPTSTFTTRIDVNLKERLQTIARQEHRSASFMANQAIEHFVEEREATRALVETGLMLIEKGAPTISSDAIHAWMDGPEDAPFPEPNVFKD